The sequence TGCGATCACCGGGTATTGAGCAGAAAGGTAGCAGTGCTAGCGACAGATATCCCTAGGTCAATCGGCTGAATTCTCACATCGCCCTTAGACGATTTGTCCATATATTTACGGACAGATGCTAGGATGTTGGACAACTTACAACCTGGGTTATTCTACCGATACGGCTGCTATTTATCTTTCAACTTACCCGAGGCTGGCGTTTTCGACCAGTCTAGCTGAGGTAAGCCTGCTGCCAGGTTGTAGGGGGCTGCATCCACCGCGTCACATACCTGAATATCGCTTCACTGTTTTGTGTAGCTTTTTGAGGATAGCCAGATTGAGTCAGGGTATCTGTACGTTGAGCGTGGATTCGCTTAGCCAGCTTTTCTACCAAGAATTAAAAACCGGCACTGCGGCCCCCGAAACAGGATGTCGGCAGCTTGCCCAGCGTTTGGCCACAGAGGTACAGCGCATCTGTAGCGAGAGCGATCGCATTCAGGCATCGGGCGATGTCGAATCCTGGGCCAAGTCTTTAGGCAAGCATCGTCTAGAGCAGTGTTTTAAGTACTACAACTTAGGATCACGTCAGGGGCGCGTTGAACTGCACAGCACCCTCAGCGCCATTGTCTATCGCTACATCACACCGCCCCAGGTGCAAACCAGCTATCAGGCGCGGTTAGCCCTGATCGAAGACTTCTTACAGATTTTCTACGTCGAAGCGCTCAATGCCTTTCGACGAGAGAATCAGCTAGCCGATCGCTACCAGCCCCGCACCCTGCTAGAACTCGCCGAGTTCATGGCCTTTTCAGAGCGCTACGGCAAGCGCCGCATTCCCCTACCGGGTCGTCGCAGCCAGCAGCTAATCATTCTGCGGGCCCAGACATTCTCTAAGCAGCAGCCCCCAGAGCTCGCGATTGATATTGAGCAAGCCACTGATTACGGCGGTGACGGCGATGATGTGCGCCCGGCGGCCTCCCACCAGCGGGTGCGCGAAGAGATGATCGCCCAGACCGATGATCTACCCGAAAATTCTCTACGGGGCCGGGTGGTCGAAGAGCTGCTGGCGTACCTCAAAGAGCGCAACCAGGACGAATGTGCCGACTATTTCACCCTGCGACTGCTCGACCTACCCACTCAAGAGATAGAGTCGCTGCTCAACCTCACCCCTCGCCAGCGCGACTATCTACAGCAACGGTTTAAGTATCATTTGTTGCGCTTTGCCCTGTCACACCATTGGGAACTGGTGCATGAGTGGCTGGAGGCGGGTCTAGAGACCAACTTAGGCCTGACCCTTCAGCAGTGGCAGCAGTTGCAAGATACGATCAGCGTCAAGCAAACTAAGTTACTAACCCTTAAACAGCAGGGCGTATCCGATGGCGAAGCAGCTAAGATCTTGGCCATGACCCCTACCCAGTTTCAAAAACAGTGGACTAAGCTGCTGGAGCAGGCTTGGGAAATTCGTAACGTTTAAGATCTCTCAAACATCCATCCGGACAGACCGTGCCAGGCCATGAATAGAGACTCAGATATCCCCGAAGACATCCTTCTAAGGCTTTTACTAGAGCCCCTTTCGACGGATGACTCGCCATCAGGAACGCACTTTTTTCCGGCGGTTGATGCTGAGACGGCTGAGCTGGAGGGGCTAGATACTGCACCTACCTCTCAGGTCTACCCTGGCTTTGAGACATCTACTCCAGCATCAGCAACGCCAGGTAACGCCGCGATCGATAGTAACGACACCCCTGTTTTTGACTCTGGAGACCTATCCACTGTGCAACCTCATTTCGAAGCCCTTTTGAAGCGCCGCCTGCGGCAAGAGATTACCCAACGCCCGCCTCTGTTTCCTTGGGAAAAAGGATTGCAAGAGTATCCTGACACCCTAAAGTCTGGCACAGCGTCTATTTGGTTAGACCACCTCAAAAATCTTTCGGTTCCCAGCAGGCTGCCCGAAGAGGTCTTGAGCGATCTATTCAACCAGTGCCAGCAAGCAGTACACGAAATTCGCCAAACCGGACGACGGCTAGTGGTCGCGGTAGAAGAGTTGTTTCCCGACCAGCCCCAAACCCTAGAATATATTGCAGGACTAGTGGCTCGGCCTGCCTATCGCTCGGCCCAGACGCAAACCCTGGCTCAGGTCGATTACGCCACTGCATCCACCCCGCAGCAGGTGGCCCTGGCTATGCTGGCTGCCCAGGGTATTTTTGAAGCCCTGTCGCTAACGGTATCGGCGACCAACCCCACCCAAACGCAAACTTGGCTGGCCACAGCGGGTGCGCTGACAGTGCAGGCTACCTATCAGGCAGCTCCAGATTGTCAGCTTGAGGTGAGGGTGCTGCTGCCGACTAGCGGCAGTTTGGTGCTCACTGCGCTGGGCGATACCCTAGGATCTGAGCGCACAACCCCCGGTGAGTTGGTGTTGCGCTTGGTAGCCGCACCCGGTGCGGTACATCGTTTGGATGTCAGTCTGGAAGGGGAGACTCCGTTAAGCTTTCAGATTGTAGTGGCCGATGATTAACCCTCCCGATTGAGGCAGGTGCAGGCCTCTGCCTTAATCTGGGCAGAGGCTAGTTCAGCGGTTAGCATGGAGGCGACCCTCACCCCGTTGCCGCCATGGTTGCTTCGCGCTGGATAGCCTCGTCTCCTTTGGCTAGGCCGATTCCGCCCCAGGAAATTGAAGATTCTTTGTTACTGCGGGTGCTAGTGCAGGTGCTGGTGACCCTGGGCATTTGCTCGGTGGTAGTGGCGGCGGCGGGGGTCACTCAGGCGTCTTGGTGGAATTTGCTGGCAGTGCCCTTGAGCGCTGTGGGAGCAGCCTTTAGCTGGCAACGCCGCCGCGATCGCAACGTGGCGGTTAAATTCTTTATTGCCATTGGCATGCTGATGGCCTTGGCAGCTTTTTTCTCCCGGTTGATTGAGCAGCCGGGCGATACCCGAATTGTGCTGGCGGAGCTGCTGGTGCAATTGCAGGTGCTACACAGCTTTGACTTACCCCGGCGCAAAGACCTAGGCTACTCGATGATGATTGGCCTAATTTTGCTAGGGGTGGCCGCCACCATTAGCCAGACCTTGGCCTTTGCCCCGCTACTCCTGCTGTTTTTGGCGGTAGCGGTGCCAGTGCTGGGGCTAGATTATCAGTCGCGCCTGGGCTTGGGTGGTGGAGCCTGGGGCAACGTCAAACTGCGACCGACCCTGGGACGATTTCTTGGTCTAGTGGCACTAATCGTGAGTCTGGGCCTGCTGATCTTTTTATTTTTGCCGCGACTGCCGGGATACCAGATTCAGAATTTTCCGGTGAGCTCGGTGATCGACACCCCCGACGACTTTTCGGGCGAAAGCATTATTAACCCGGCCTACCAGCGCAACGGTAACGAAGCTGGCGAGGGGTTTGAGGACGGCGAGGGCGGCACCATTCAGGGCAGCGGCAGCAGCCGAGCCAGCGGTCCCGGTGTGATCGATCTGACGTCTTACTACGGCTTTAACCAGCGCATGAATCAAAATCTGCGGGGCATTATGACCCCCCAGGTGGTGATGCGGGTCAGGTCGCAGGCTCCGGGCTTTTGGCGAGTGCTCGCCTTTGACACATACACCGGTCAGGGGTGGGATATCTCGCGCAATGACGACCCCCAGCGGGTGCGGCGCTGGCGATTTTCCAGCCAGATGTTCTTGCCCATTACCCCCACCTTGGCCCGCTACCGAGAGGTGGTGCAAACCTACACCCTAGTCAGCGAACTGCCCAACCTGATTCCGGCCATGTATCAGCCTAGGGAACTGTACTTTCCTACCCGGGAGGTAGCGATCGATGCCGAGGGCAGTCTGAGGTCGCCAGTTCTCCTGCAAGAGGGTATGACCTATTCAGTCGTGTCGCGGGTGCCCTACCGCGATCGCACCCAGCTGCGCGAGGCCGGTACCAACTATCCGCCCGGCATGCGATCGCACTACCTGCAAGTACCTGACGCTATTCTCGAGCCGGTGCGGGCCAAAACCGAGGAATTGCTGGCCACCTCTCCCACCCCCCTAAGCGATCCCTACGAAAAAGCGCTCTACCTGGCTCAGGCCCTCAAGCAGCGCTACACCATCCAGCCTGAGCTGCCCTTTTTCACCGCTGACCAAGACCTAGTCGAGAGTTTTCTATTTACAACCGAAGGGGGTTACCCCGACCACTTCTCCACCGTGCTGACCGTCATGCTGCGCTCCATCGACATTCCAGCGCGGCTGGTGGCCGGGTTTGGCGAAGGCGACTTCAACCCCTTAACGGGGTTTTACGTAGTGCGCAACACCGATGCCTACGCCATCACCGAGGTTTACTTTCCCCAATACGGCTGGTTTGGCTTTGACCCCATTCCGGGGCACGAACTAATTCCTCCCAGCCTGAGAGAGTACGAAGCCTTTAGCCTAGTGCGGCGGTTTTGGAACTGGCTAGCCGGTTGGTTACCCTCCCCATTAGTGGGCCTTGTCGAAGGCTTGATCACCCTACTCAGTGAGGGATTAGCTTACTTAATCCGCACCTTTAACGCCCTGCTGACCCTAGGCTGGGTTGGCATTATGGTAGGCATTGCCGCCGCCACTGGCCTGGGCTTTGCTAGCTGGCTGGCCTTTTTGGGCCTGCGGCGCGGCTGGCGCTACCAACAACTGCGCCGCATGGCTCCCACCGAACGCCTATATCAACAAATGCTGACCTGTTTTGACCAGCGGGGGCTAGGCAAAACCCCCACCGAAACCCCCCTCGAACACAGCCAACGCCTGTACCAGCAAACCCAACCCCAGCCGGCCCAGGCCGCCAACGAAATTGCCCATGCCTACGTACGCTGGCGCTACGGCGGCGAGCCTCAAAACTTAACGTACCTGGGCGAGAAATTGCGGATCATTCGGCAAAATCGCCCCGAACGTCAGCGGGCAATCCAGCGCTAATCGCGGCCGATCGCTCCAGAGCACCATTGATTTTCCTGGGGTTTCCGCTATGCTCGATCCAAGTTAGAGGTTAGGTATTTAGGTGCCAGAGATCGGCAAAGCCGCTGAGCGTGAACCGTATACCCAAACCCAAAACCTGCTATCCACCTACTCCCCCTCCCCCAACCGTGAGCCTAAAAACCCTCGTCCAAAACTCCCTTAAGTCGCTGAGCGTGACCTCAAACGGCAGCGTGGCCTTCTCCCCCACCCAGTTTGATGCCGATGTCATGACCACCTACGGGCGCTTTCCCATTGCGCTCACTAAGGGCCGAGGCTGTTTTGTGTGGGATAACGAGGGCCGTCGCTACCTCGATTTTGTCGCAGGCATTGCCACCTGCACCCTGGGCCACGCCCACCCAGCCATGGTCGAAGCCGTAACCCGGCAAATTCAGACCCTGCACCACGTCTCAAACCTCTACTACGTGCCCGAACAGGGAGCGCTAGCCCACTGGCTAGTCGAGCATTCTTGCGCCGATAAAGTCTTTTTCTGCAACTCGGGGGCCGAGGCCAACGAAGGGGCGATTAAACTAGCCCGCAAGTATGCCCACACCCAACGAGGCATTGCCAACCCGTTGATTATCACCGCCCAGGCTAGCTTCCATGGCCGCACCCTGGCCACCGTCACCGCCACAGGGCAACCCAAATACCAAAAAAACTTTGACCCGCTGATGCCGGGCTTCGCCTACGTACCCTACAACGATATTGCCGCTCTAGAGGCGCTAGTGGATGAGCTTGACGCCGAAACCCCCCAGGTGGCAGCGATCATGCTTGAAGCCTTACAAGGGGAGGGGGGCGTCTGCCCCGGCGATGTGGCCTATTTCCAACGACTGCGTCAGTTGTGCGATCAGAAAGGCATTCTGCTGATCCTTGACGAGGTGCAGGTGGGTATGGGCCGCACCGGTACCCTGTGGGGCTTTGAGAATCTGGGCATTGAACCCGATATCTTCACCTCTGCCAAAGGATTGGGGGGCGGCATTCCGATTGGGGCGCTGCTGTGCAAAGCAGCCTGCGCGGTGTTTGAACCGGGCGACCACGCCAGCACCTTTGGCGGCAACCCCTTTGCCTGCCGGGTCGGGCTGACGGTATGCGAAACCCTAGAGGCTGAAAATCTACTGAGCAACGTCAAACAGCGCGGAGAGCAGCTAAGAGTTGGCCTACAACGGTTGGTGCAGCAGTATCCAACCCTGCTGGCCCAGGTGCGGGGCTGGGGGCTGATCAATGGCCTCGTGCTTCAGCCGGAGACGGCGATTAAGTCGGTGGATATTGTCAAAGCAGCCATGGGCGAGGGGCTGCTGCTGGTGCCCGCCGGACCACAGGTGGTGCGGTTTGTACCGCCGCTCAATGTCAGCGCCGATGAAGTACAGCAAGCCTTGAACGGTGTGGAGAAGGCGTTAGCAGTCGTGAGCCAAGCTTAGCCTACCTAGTTCGTCGGCTTCATCCTATCCGCATTTATAGTGGCAGGCAAGCCGTTCTCTGTTGGTTAATTGATCGGACTTCATATTACGGCGGTTCGCCCAGTGGTATCGGGGGTAGCCCAGTAGGATTTGGTATCAGCTGTCATCGTAGAACCGCCCTCACAGATGCGGGGGACGCATTGCCCCTATCAGCCGACCAAGGCATCTCCTTGGTCGGCGTCATAGCTTAGATTTGCTCGGTCAGATTGGGGTAGCAAAACGTTGGCGACATCAGGAAAGTGATGACGCATACAGCCATCACAAACCCCATGGGTAAACTCTACGGCAGAATGCTGTTCAATAAATTTCTCGACCGTAGACCAGTAGCCCTGATCATTGCGAATGCCCTTGCAGTACGAGCAAATAGGAACCAACCCGGCCATCAGATCAATCTTGTCTAGCGCCGCTGCCAAGTGAGCCGACACCCGCTGAAGCTCCATTTGAATGACAACTTGACGGGCGAGGGCAGCAAGGGTTTTCTGCTGCACCTCTGACAAAGCTCTGGGTTGATGATCAATCACGCATAGCGTGCCTAGCTGATAGCCCCTGGGGGTAGTTAGCGGCACACCGGCATAAAAGCGAATGCCGGGTTCAGAGGTCACCAATGGATTATTAACAAAGCGCTCATCATCTAGAGCATCATTAACAATCATTATGCTTTGATTCA is a genomic window of Nodosilinea sp. E11 containing:
- the hetZ gene encoding heterocyst differentiation protein HetZ, with the protein product MDSLSQLFYQELKTGTAAPETGCRQLAQRLATEVQRICSESDRIQASGDVESWAKSLGKHRLEQCFKYYNLGSRQGRVELHSTLSAIVYRYITPPQVQTSYQARLALIEDFLQIFYVEALNAFRRENQLADRYQPRTLLELAEFMAFSERYGKRRIPLPGRRSQQLIILRAQTFSKQQPPELAIDIEQATDYGGDGDDVRPAASHQRVREEMIAQTDDLPENSLRGRVVEELLAYLKERNQDECADYFTLRLLDLPTQEIESLLNLTPRQRDYLQQRFKYHLLRFALSHHWELVHEWLEAGLETNLGLTLQQWQQLQDTISVKQTKLLTLKQQGVSDGEAAKILAMTPTQFQKQWTKLLEQAWEIRNV
- a CDS encoding GAF domain-containing protein, whose protein sequence is MKTNISVHEIDRLEALREYHILDTPSEQIYDDITTLAAFICDVPIALISLIDADRQWFKSKVGLNTQETPRNISFCDHAILNQSIMIVNDALDDERFVNNPLVTSEPGIRFYAGVPLTTPRGYQLGTLCVIDHQPRALSEVQQKTLAALARQVVIQMELQRVSAHLAAALDKIDLMAGLVPICSYCKGIRNDQGYWSTVEKFIEQHSAVEFTHGVCDGCMRHHFPDVANVLLPQSDRANLSYDADQGDALVG
- a CDS encoding DUF3488 and DUF4129 domain-containing transglutaminase family protein, with protein sequence MVASRWIASSPLARPIPPQEIEDSLLLRVLVQVLVTLGICSVVVAAAGVTQASWWNLLAVPLSAVGAAFSWQRRRDRNVAVKFFIAIGMLMALAAFFSRLIEQPGDTRIVLAELLVQLQVLHSFDLPRRKDLGYSMMIGLILLGVAATISQTLAFAPLLLLFLAVAVPVLGLDYQSRLGLGGGAWGNVKLRPTLGRFLGLVALIVSLGLLIFLFLPRLPGYQIQNFPVSSVIDTPDDFSGESIINPAYQRNGNEAGEGFEDGEGGTIQGSGSSRASGPGVIDLTSYYGFNQRMNQNLRGIMTPQVVMRVRSQAPGFWRVLAFDTYTGQGWDISRNDDPQRVRRWRFSSQMFLPITPTLARYREVVQTYTLVSELPNLIPAMYQPRELYFPTREVAIDAEGSLRSPVLLQEGMTYSVVSRVPYRDRTQLREAGTNYPPGMRSHYLQVPDAILEPVRAKTEELLATSPTPLSDPYEKALYLAQALKQRYTIQPELPFFTADQDLVESFLFTTEGGYPDHFSTVLTVMLRSIDIPARLVAGFGEGDFNPLTGFYVVRNTDAYAITEVYFPQYGWFGFDPIPGHELIPPSLREYEAFSLVRRFWNWLAGWLPSPLVGLVEGLITLLSEGLAYLIRTFNALLTLGWVGIMVGIAAATGLGFASWLAFLGLRRGWRYQQLRRMAPTERLYQQMLTCFDQRGLGKTPTETPLEHSQRLYQQTQPQPAQAANEIAHAYVRWRYGGEPQNLTYLGEKLRIIRQNRPERQRAIQR
- a CDS encoding aspartate aminotransferase family protein; translation: MSLKTLVQNSLKSLSVTSNGSVAFSPTQFDADVMTTYGRFPIALTKGRGCFVWDNEGRRYLDFVAGIATCTLGHAHPAMVEAVTRQIQTLHHVSNLYYVPEQGALAHWLVEHSCADKVFFCNSGAEANEGAIKLARKYAHTQRGIANPLIITAQASFHGRTLATVTATGQPKYQKNFDPLMPGFAYVPYNDIAALEALVDELDAETPQVAAIMLEALQGEGGVCPGDVAYFQRLRQLCDQKGILLILDEVQVGMGRTGTLWGFENLGIEPDIFTSAKGLGGGIPIGALLCKAACAVFEPGDHASTFGGNPFACRVGLTVCETLEAENLLSNVKQRGEQLRVGLQRLVQQYPTLLAQVRGWGLINGLVLQPETAIKSVDIVKAAMGEGLLLVPAGPQVVRFVPPLNVSADEVQQALNGVEKALAVVSQA